The following nucleotide sequence is from Desulfomicrobium macestii.
ATTGGCGGGGGCTGAGTTTTTACGGCGGCGCGGCCTGCAAATACTTCTTCTGCCCAAGTTATGACGAGCTTGAAGCCAGAATCAAGCGCATGGCGCGCGAGGTGCTGGATGACTGGTATGAATACGGCCTGATCATTCCGGAACATCGCTTTCTGGCCGCGATGGTGGACGCCGTCGAAAGCCGCCTGGGCTTTGCCCTGGACGCGGACGCCCTCACCGAAGACGGGAAAAAAGCCCTGGCTGATCTGCTGCGGCTCAAATTGAACTGGCCATTCCGCGACGAGAAGACGCCTCCGGCCTGGAATTTTTTCAGCACAAAAGACACCAAAAGACCGGTCCTGATCACGAGCAAGCACGTTCAAGACCCGCAACTGCTCGGCATCATGCACGAACTGGACACCCGCCCCGAGCACGCCGCTTGCGCTCAAAAATTGTTGATCGAACACCTCGAACGGGCGGCCAGGATACTGCGCGCCAAATGAAAGGACCGGCGCTTGGGCCGGTCCTTGGGGTGAGCTTTAGCGGTCAGTCCGCCAAGGTCTTTTTCAGTCGACGTGAATGTCGATGGCCTTGGGGCTCGCCTTTGCCGTTTTGGGCAGATGCAGGTGCAGCATGCCATCCTTGAACACCGCCTTGATGCCTTCCGGGTCGACATTCTCCGGCACGGTGAAACGGCGCATGAAGGTTCCGGTGAATCGTTCCACGCGGTGGAACTTCTTGTCCTTTTCCTCCTTCTCTGTCTTGCGCTCACCCTGAATGGTCAAAACTCCGTTCTCAAGCGACACCTTTACATGGTCCTTCTCCACGCCGGGAATATCGGCCTTGATCAAAAACTCCGTTTCGGTCTCGGCAATATCCACCCGCGGGGTCCAGTCACTCGACGCAAGGGCCTCCTGCCCTCCGCGCGGCCATCCTACGGCCTTGGTGTACCGATCGAACATGTCCTCAATTTCCCGCCAGGGATCCCATTTCATCAGTGTCATGGCCAACCTCCTTCCGTGACCAGCTTAAAAGAATTCCACGGCCCGGACGTTCCCGGGACGTATGAAAAATAAAGCGCGGTCGCGGTCAGTCAAGGGCGCAGAAGCCCCCGTAGGGCGGGCTCTGCGGGAAGGTATCATTGCATTCACGGGGATGGCGCCGGACAACATGCCAAAGTTACATCGCTATTGCGAAGGCGCGTGGCCAAATCCCGACAGGAAATGAATTTGAAATTTCAGATTCTTATTGTCACGCCTCTGTCCCGGCCAGAAAAGCGGCCAGGGCCAGGGCGTAGAATTTGGAACGCTCGGAGTCCCCGCGCGAAGGCACGACCAGGGGATAGCTGGCTCCGACGACGATACCGGCCATGGGCAATTCCATGAGACTGGTCACGGCTTTGTAGAGCACATTGCCGGTGACGATGTTGGGCGCACAGAGAATGTCCGCGCGGCCGGCCACGGGATGATCCACGCCCTTGGCCAGAGCCTTTTCCCTCGACACCGCGATGTCGAGCGCAAAGGGCCCGCCGACGACGGCGTCACTGAAGATGCCCATGCGGCAGAGCTTGGCCAGGATGTCCGCATCCTTGCTGGAGACCATGTCGTTGTAGGACACCTTTTCCGTGGCCGAGAGCACGGCCACCCTGGGCGGTTCCATGCCCAGCTTCTTGGCCACGGCCACGGCGTTGTTGATGATGTCGATCTTGCGCGTCAGCGACGGCGCGATGTTCACTCCCGCATCGGTGACGATGAGCAGGCGTTCCTCGCGCGGATGCGGAAAGACCCCGATGTGGCTGAGCAACCCGGCGCTGCCGCGCTTGCGGCCGAGCACCGCGCGCAGCAGCACGTCGGTCTTGACCCCGCCCTTCATCAGAAACTGGGCGCGCCCCTCGTGCAGCAGATCAAGGCTGGCCGCCAGGGCCGCCTTGTCGTCCGGCTCGTGCACGCATTCAAAGGCGTCGAAATCTTCCCGGGCCAGCTCCGGCAGGCCGCGCATGCGTTCCACGTCGCCGACAAAGACGGGCTCGGCCAGACCCTGCCGCGAGGCCTCAAGTCCGGCCAGAACGGCGTTGGGTTCCGCGCAGGCGGCGATGACCACGCGCACGGGCGTTTGGCGGGAGCGGACCAGCTCCACCATCCGCTCCAGGGACTGAACCGGCGATACGGGGCCCGCCATCAGCCGTCACCTCGCGACAGCGCGATGAGACCGGTGCGGCTCAGGGACTGGATGCCGTGCGGGGCCAGGGTGCGGATCAGTCCCGCGACCTTGCCCTGGGGCGCGGAAAGCTCGGCGGAGATGGTCTCGTTGCCCATGTCGATGACGTTGGCCCGGAAAACCTCGAAAATCTGGAGAATCCGGCTGACCGTGTCCTTGGTGATGCGCACCTTGATCATGACCAGTTCGCGGTCCATGAGATCCTGCCCCGCAAGGTCCTCCAGACGCATGACAAACTCCAGGGACTCGATTTCGTCGGTCACGGCCCTGATTTTCCCCTCGTCGGGCTCGACGCAGATGATCATACGCGACACGTCCTCACGCTCGGTCTCCCCGCAGGAGATGGAACGGATGTTGATGTCGTGGCGTTGGAAGACCTGGGCCATGGCGGCCAGGACGCCGGGCTTGTTCTGGACCAGGGCGGAGATGGTGTGGCGCATGAACGCCTCCTTGATTGGGGATGGTGCGGTGCCGGAAAGAGTATGTCAGGACCCGGGTTCCGAAGCAAGGTGATACAGGCATCACTGTCTTGGACCGGAGGCTGAAAGACGAAAAGACATGGATCCCCGCCTTCGCGGGGATGACCTTGCCCAAAAACGCACCGACCTCGCGCATGAGCATGGATCCCCGCCTGCGCGGGGATGACACTGTAGCTGGGCGCAGGTCCTTGCAATAACACACTAAGATTCAGCAAAACATCCGCTTAACGGCCACGAAGGTTGGGCCCCATGCCTTGCAGGCCCCTGTAACGCCACGCAGAACTTCAGCACAGCATCCGTGTCATTCCCGCGAAGGCGGGAATCCATGCCTTACTGACCCATGCAAAACCTCTCAAAACTTCAGCACAGCATCCGTGTCATTTCCGCGCAGGCGGGAACCCATGCCTTACTGACCCATGCAAAACCTCGCAAAACTTCAGAACAGCATCCGTGTCATTCCCGCGCAGGCGGGAATCCAAACCTTACTGACCCATGCAAAACCTCGCAAAACTTCAGCACAGCATTCGTATCATTCCCGCGCAGGCGGGAATCCAAACCTTACTGACCCATGCAAAACCTCGCAAAACTTCGGCACAGCATCCGTGTCATTCCCGAGCAGGCGGGAATCCATGCCTTACTGCCCCATGCAAAACCTCGCAAAACTTCAGCACAGCATCCGTGTCATTCCCGCGAAGGCGGGAATCCATGCCTTACTGACCCATGCAAAACCTCGCAAAACTTCGGCACA
It contains:
- a CDS encoding Hsp20/alpha crystallin family protein; its protein translation is MTLMKWDPWREIEDMFDRYTKAVGWPRGGQEALASSDWTPRVDIAETETEFLIKADIPGVEKDHVKVSLENGVLTIQGERKTEKEEKDKKFHRVERFTGTFMRRFTVPENVDPEGIKAVFKDGMLHLHLPKTAKASPKAIDIHVD
- a CDS encoding phosphate acyltransferase, with translation MAGPVSPVQSLERMVELVRSRQTPVRVVIAACAEPNAVLAGLEASRQGLAEPVFVGDVERMRGLPELAREDFDAFECVHEPDDKAALAASLDLLHEGRAQFLMKGGVKTDVLLRAVLGRKRGSAGLLSHIGVFPHPREERLLIVTDAGVNIAPSLTRKIDIINNAVAVAKKLGMEPPRVAVLSATEKVSYNDMVSSKDADILAKLCRMGIFSDAVVGGPFALDIAVSREKALAKGVDHPVAGRADILCAPNIVTGNVLYKAVTSLMELPMAGIVVGASYPLVVPSRGDSERSKFYALALAAFLAGTEA
- the ilvN gene encoding acetolactate synthase small subunit → MRHTISALVQNKPGVLAAMAQVFQRHDINIRSISCGETEREDVSRMIICVEPDEGKIRAVTDEIESLEFVMRLEDLAGQDLMDRELVMIKVRITKDTVSRILQIFEVFRANVIDMGNETISAELSAPQGKVAGLIRTLAPHGIQSLSRTGLIALSRGDG